A genomic segment from Astyanax mexicanus isolate ESR-SI-001 unplaced genomic scaffold, AstMex3_surface scaffold_31, whole genome shotgun sequence encodes:
- the LOC103032208 gene encoding zinc finger protein 501-like: MFHSEDIQSESGFSQISTIKKDAFDCFSSPQEQTSNNTGYGKSHHCKNCLKSFIKESALKTHKCIHTGEKLYHCSECGKSFRDGGNLKRHQRIHTGEKPYQCPDCGKSFNQQSDLKRHQRIHTGEKPYHCSECGMSFRNSANLKMHQHVHTGNKPVYCPECGQKFSCSISLKRHQRIHTGEKMHHCSDCGKSFNRKTHLRIHQRLHTGEKPYHCSECGMSFNQQTRLRIHQRLHTGEKPYHCLECGMSFRENANLQIHQRLHTGEKPYHCSDCGKSFIRQAHLRIHRRIHTGEKPYRCSDCGVSFSQQTRLRIHQRLHTGEKPYHCSECGMSFRESANLQTHLRIHTGEKPYHCSECGKSFRESSTLKSHQRTHTGEKPYYCMECGMSFRESGTLRKHQRIHTGEKLYHCSECGMSFRASGNLRRHQHIHKQVQSAKDLVHEEEQAELSLD; this comes from the coding sequence ATGTTCCACTCAGAAGACATACAGTCTGAGAGTGGATTTTCCCAAATCTCCACTATTAAGAAAGACGCTTTTGATTGTTTTTCTTCTCCACAAGAacaaacctcaaataatacagGATATGGAAAATCTCACCACTGCAAAAACTGCTTAAAGAGTTTTATAAAAGAGAGTGCTCTTAAAACTCACAagtgcattcacactggagagaaactgtatcactgctcagagtgtggcaAGAGTTTTAGAGACGGTGGAAACCtgaaaagacaccagcgcattcacaccggagagaaaccgtatcagtgcccagactgtggaaagagttttaatcaacagagtgacCTCAAaaggcaccagcgcattcacactggtgaaaaaccgtatcactgctcagagtgcgggatgAGTTTTAGAAACAGTGCTAACCTCAAAATGCATCAGCACGTTCACACCGGAAATAAACCTGTTTACTGTCCAGAGTGTGGACAGAAGTTCAGTTGTAGTATTAGTCtgaaaagacaccagcgcattcacactggtgaAAAAatgcatcactgctcagactgcggaaAGAGTTTCAATCGAAAAACTCACCTCCGAATTCACCAGCgccttcacactggagagaaaccgtatcactgctccgaaTGTGGGATGAGTTTTAACCAACAGACTCGTCTCCGAATTCACCAGCGCCTTCACACTGgtgaaaaaccgtatcactgcttggagtgtgggatgagttttaGAGAAAATGCTAACCTTCAGATACACCAGCGCCTTCATACGGgcgagaaaccgtatcactgctcagactgtggaaagagttttattcGCCAGGCTCACCTCCGAAtacaccggcgcattcacactggagagaaaccgtatcgttGTTCGGATTGTGGTGTGAGTTTCAGTCAACAGACACGCCTTCGTATTCACCAGCGtcttcacactggagaaaaaccgtatcactgctcagagtgtgggatgaGTTTCAGAGAGAGCGCTAACCTACAAACACATCttcgcattcacaccggagagaaaccgtatcactgctcagagtgcggaAAGAGTTTTAGAGAGAGTAGCACTCTCAAATCACATCAGAGgactcacactggagagaaaccgtattattgcATGGAGTGCGGGATGAGTTTTAGAGAGAGTGGTACCCTcagaaaacaccagcgcattcacactggagagaaactgtatcactgctcagagtgcgggatgAGTTTTAGAGCAAGCGGTAACCTCAGAagacaccagcacattcacaaaCAAGTTCAATCTGCGAAAGATTTGGTTCATGAGGAAGAACAAGCAGAGCTGAGTTTAGATTGA
- the LOC125780451 gene encoding zinc finger protein 501-like, producing MSLEEIKCEIGYHAMMSPEEIKCEDGFHAEMSPEEIKYENGYATRFQSQEIKHENEFSKSSSTNKTAINSDSSPKEQTSSNIEEEILHHCSESGKSFSKQINLQMHQFIYTDEKPYQCSQCGKSFNRQNNLRNHQRIHTGEKPYHCSECGVSFNRSSSLKRHQSVHTGEKPYECSESGKSFNNLFNHQPIHTVEKPYHCSDCGKSFRESRSLQTHQRIHTGEEPFHCSECGMSFRERRNLRTHQSVHTGVKPHHCSECGKSFNKLSNLRTHKLIHTGEKPYQCSECGTRFRECRSLQIHQRIHTGEKPYQCSDCGMSFREGSILRTHQRVHTGEKPYQTVERVLKREASSEDTSSFTLERNRITAQNVEGVLEKVGTSKHTNLFTLVRNPTCAQSVE from the coding sequence ATGTCATTAGAAGAGATCAAATGTGAGATTGGATATCATGCAATGATGTCACCAGAAGAAATAAAATGTGAAGATGGATTTCATGCAGAGATGTCACCAGAAGAGATCAAATATGAGAATGGATATGCCACAAGGTTTCAATCCCAAGAGATAAAACATGAGAATGAATTTTCCAAAAGCTCCTCTACTAATAAAACCGCTATTAATTCTGATTCCTCTCCAAAAGAACAAACTTCTAGCAACATAGAAGAAGAGATACTCCACCATTGCTCAGAgtctgggaagagttttagtaaaCAAATTAACCTCCAAATGCACCAGTTCATTTACACTGATGaaaaaccgtatcaatgctcacagtgtggaaagagtttcaaTCGACAGAATAATCTACGAAatcaccaacgcattcacactggagagaaaccgtatcactgctcagagtgtggggtGAGTTTTAACAGAAGTAGTTCCCTCAAAAGACACCagagcgttcacactggagagaaaccttatgAATGCTCAGAgagtgggaagagttttaataacCTCTTTAACCACCAGCCTATTCACACTgtggagaaaccgtatcactgctcagattgtggaaagagttttagagAAAGTAGGAGCCTCcaaacacatcagcgcattcacactggagaagaACCctttcactgctcagagtgtgggatgagttttaGAGAAAGAAGAAACCTACGAACACACCAGAGCGTTCACACTGGAGTGAAACCtcatcactgctcagagtgcggaaagagttttaataaacTGAGTAACCTCCGTACCCACAAGCTAATTCACACtggggagaaaccgtatcagtgctcagagtgcggaACGAGATTTAGAGAATGTAGGAGCCTTCAAAtccaccaacgcattcacactggagaaaaaccctaTCAATGCTCAGATTGTGGGATGAGTTTTAGAGAAGGTAGCATCCTTCGAActcaccagcgcgttcacaccggagagaaaccgtatcagactgtggaaagagttttaaagaGAGAGGCAAGCTCAGAAGATACCAgctcgttcacactggagagaaaccgtattactgctcagaatgtggaagGGGTTTTAGAGAAAGTAGGAACCTCCAAACACACTAACTTGTTCACACTAGTGAGAAACCCTACctgtgctcagagtgtggaatgA
- the LOC111188257 gene encoding zinc finger protein OZF-like, with product MNGEHPNERHQEEHLAMLSSEEMQCESVVSESSGSQRTPSLPLNSNNVPGGQKQNRMGKMKIHLCPDCGKTFTSPSLLQRHQRVHTGEKPYQCSDCEMCFNRMGTLKKHQLLHTGEKPYRCLDCGKSFRQSGALKTHQRVHTGEKPYQCLDCGKSFRKCDTLSAHQRIHTGEKPFQCQECEMSFNRHSTLKRHQLIHTGEKPFYCSDCGKRFRENGALKTHQLIHSGEKPFQCLVCGKSFRESGALKTHQRSHTGEKPYQCLVCGKSFTAPSLLQRHLRVHTGEKPFQCPDCGKSFNQQGHLQLHQHVHTGDKPYHCSECWKGFVRQNDLQLHLRVHTGERPHHCSECGKSFIRRTDLQLHQRVHTGEKPYHCSECGKSFTAPSIFQRHLRIHTGDKPHHCSECGNSFRLSKLKTHKCVKKEAKP from the coding sequence ATGAATGGCGAACACCCAAACGAACGTCACCAAGAAGAACATCTTGCAATGCTTTCATCAGAAGAGATGCAGTGCGAGAGTGTGGTTTCTGAAAGCTCCGGTTCCCAGCGAACACCCTCTTTACCTCTCAACAGTAATAATGTACCTGGTGGACAAAAGCAAAACCGTATGGGGAAAATGAAAATCCATCTCTGCCCAGATTGTGGAAAGACTTTCACGTCCCCGAGTCTTCTCCAGAgacaccagcgtgttcacaccggagagaaaccgtatcagtgctcggaCTGCGAGATGTGTTTTAATCGAATGGGAactcttaaaaaacaccagctgcttcacactggagagaaaccgtatcggtgtttagactgcgggaagagttttcgACAGAGTGGTGCCCTCAAAACGCACCaacgcgttcacactggagagaaaccgtatcagtgcttaGATTGTGGGAAGAGCTTTAGAAAGTGCGATACTTTATCAGCACACCAgcgaattcataccggagagaaaccgtttcaatgccaagagtgtgaaatgagttttaatcGGCATAGTactctcaaaagacaccagctcattcacactggagagaaaccgttttatTGTTCAGACTGCGGCAAACGCTTCAGAGAAAACGGCGCCCTAAAAACTCACCAGCTCATTCACTCTGGAGAGAAACCCTTTCAGTGTTTGGTATGCGGTAAGAGTTTTCGAGAAAGTGGTGCCCTGAAAACGCACCAACGCagtcacactggagagaaaccgtatcagtgcttaGTGTGCGGAAAGAGTTTTACCGCACCGAGTCTTCTCCAGAGACATCtacgcgttcacactggagagaaaccgtttcaatgCCCAGATTGTGGCAAGAGTTTCAACCAACAGGGTCACCTCCAGCTCCACCAGCACGTTCACACTGGAgataaaccgtatcactgctcagagtgttgGAAGGGTTTCGTTCGGCAGAACGATCTCCAACTCCACCTCCGCGTTCACACCGGAGAAAGACCACATCACTGCTCCGAatgcgggaagagttttattcgACGGACTGACCTCCAActccaccagcgcgttcacaccggagagaaaccgtatcactgctccgagtgtgggaagagttttactgcaccAAGTATTTTCCAGAGACACttacgcattcacacaggagataaaccacatcactgttcagagtgtgggaaCAGCTTCCGACTGTCCAAACTGAAGACGCACAAATGCGTAAAGAAAGAGGCAAAACCTTAA